A window from Sulfurovum sp. TSL1 encodes these proteins:
- a CDS encoding choline/ethanolamine kinase family protein has product MIDQLKQYALFENRTIDSFERMEVQGYCNENYVIYSEEKKYILRKFIRTDVDRKLEFEIQKLAFEKGIASEPLLLDEENALAVSAYVEGIHKESLGKYDLHQFAEVLKKVHTLAVERDPLQLEPLLETRSKAVEDAFETLKNFPSEWVLCHNDLNPRNVLFSKTIQLIDWEDAAVNDRYFDLASVCVEFNLDQENEAYFLRRYFSEENEINDQKLKAFKIIYKALCIQWFEKLERQRSL; this is encoded by the coding sequence ATGATAGATCAACTCAAACAATACGCACTTTTTGAAAACAGAACGATAGATTCATTTGAACGGATGGAAGTGCAGGGCTACTGTAATGAAAACTATGTGATTTACAGCGAAGAAAAAAAATATATTTTACGCAAGTTCATTCGAACAGATGTGGACAGAAAACTTGAATTTGAAATACAAAAATTGGCATTTGAAAAAGGTATCGCATCAGAGCCTTTACTTTTGGATGAAGAGAATGCATTGGCAGTCTCAGCATACGTAGAGGGTATACATAAAGAGAGTTTAGGAAAATATGATCTGCATCAGTTTGCAGAAGTCTTGAAAAAAGTCCATACTTTGGCAGTAGAAAGGGACCCTCTACAGTTAGAACCATTGCTAGAGACAAGATCAAAAGCTGTAGAGGATGCATTTGAAACCCTAAAGAATTTTCCCTCTGAATGGGTCTTGTGTCACAATGACCTCAATCCTCGTAATGTACTCTTTTCAAAAACCATCCAATTGATAGACTGGGAAGATGCCGCGGTCAATGACAGGTATTTTGATCTGGCATCGGTATGTGTTGAATTTAACCTGGATCAGGAAAATGAAGCCTATTTCTTACGACGTTATTTCTCTGAAGAAAATGAGATCAATGATCAAAAGCTCAAGGCGTTTAAGATCATTTATAAAGCCCTATGCATACAATGGTTTGAAAAGTTAGAGCGTCAAAGATCACTTTAG
- a CDS encoding ATP-binding cassette domain-containing protein, which produces MLKITDVKYQHKNADDTYEYSMTVKSKEIVAILGQSGSGKSTFLDLLAGFLPAKSGSIKLDDNELIDKTVEKRPISILFQNDNLFEHLSVQKNILLGISKTLKSTPEALSKVKTILKEVGLEKYEQTLVSSLSGGQQQRVALARVLLRREPVLLLDEPFTGLDKDTRSAMLDLVKKITIENNLHTLMVTHEIEDCERIADRVYKVENQKLVEQ; this is translated from the coding sequence TTGCTAAAGATAACTGATGTAAAGTACCAGCATAAAAATGCTGATGATACCTATGAATATTCTATGACTGTGAAGTCTAAGGAGATCGTAGCGATACTGGGACAAAGCGGAAGCGGAAAATCCACGTTTCTTGACCTTTTGGCAGGATTTCTGCCTGCAAAAAGCGGTAGTATCAAGCTGGATGACAATGAGTTGATAGATAAAACTGTTGAGAAAAGACCTATCAGCATTTTATTTCAAAATGATAATCTGTTCGAGCACCTGTCGGTACAAAAGAATATACTTTTAGGCATAAGTAAAACACTGAAAAGCACTCCTGAAGCGTTGTCAAAGGTAAAAACGATACTCAAAGAAGTAGGGCTTGAAAAGTATGAACAGACTTTAGTGTCATCACTCTCAGGTGGACAACAGCAGCGTGTTGCATTGGCACGGGTATTGTTACGACGTGAACCTGTATTACTTCTGGATGAACCTTTTACAGGATTGGATAAGGATACAAGAAGTGCGATGCTTGATCTGGTCAAAAAGATCACTATTGAAAATAATTTACACACGCTTATGGTCACGCATGAGATAGAGGATTGTGAACGTATTGCCGACAGAGTGTATAAAGTAGAGAATCAAAAGCTTGTGGAACAATGA